A window of Jannaschia sp. M317 contains these coding sequences:
- a CDS encoding metal ABC transporter ATP-binding protein, with protein MTDPLVQLDRLTVRQGGQVTLQDVTLALRPAEIVTIVGPNGSGKSTLLKALIGAIRPASGRVTRAPGLRIGYVPQTLAIDPTLPLTVRRFLSLPRRVTDAEAAEALDKTGAGTLSNRQMTDLSGGQFQRVLLARALLSNPQLLVLDEATQGLDQPGSAAFYRLIEAIRRDIGCAVLMVSHELHVVMAASDRVICLNGHVCCEGHPEQVATAPEYRALFGTGTQGALALYRHEHSHTHDDGSACTHDHPHPAEATE; from the coding sequence ATGACCGACCCGCTTGTGCAACTGGATCGCCTGACGGTGCGTCAGGGCGGTCAGGTCACCCTTCAGGATGTGACGCTGGCGCTGCGCCCGGCAGAGATCGTCACCATCGTCGGCCCGAACGGGTCGGGCAAGTCGACCCTGCTCAAGGCCCTGATCGGGGCAATCCGGCCTGCGTCGGGTCGGGTGACCCGCGCGCCGGGCCTGCGCATCGGCTATGTTCCGCAGACGCTGGCGATCGACCCGACGCTGCCCCTGACCGTGCGGCGATTCCTGTCCCTGCCCCGCCGCGTCACCGACGCCGAGGCCGCCGAGGCATTGGACAAGACCGGGGCCGGGACGCTGTCGAACCGGCAGATGACCGACCTGTCGGGGGGACAGTTCCAGCGCGTTCTTCTGGCCCGCGCATTGTTGTCCAATCCGCAGCTTCTGGTGCTGGACGAGGCGACGCAAGGGCTGGATCAACCCGGCTCTGCCGCCTTTTACCGATTGATCGAGGCGATCCGCCGCGACATCGGTTGCGCGGTTCTGATGGTCAGCCATGAATTGCACGTGGTCATGGCCGCCTCGGACCGGGTCATCTGCCTCAACGGGCACGTCTGCTGCGAGGGGCACCCGGAACAGGTGGCCACCGCGCCCGAATATCGCGCGCTGTTCGGGACGGGCACGCAGGGGGCGCTGGCGCTTTACCGGCATGAACACAGTCACACCCACGACGACGGGTCGGCCTGCACCCACGACCATCCTCACCCGGCGGAGGCCACCGAATGA
- a CDS encoding TetR/AcrR family transcriptional regulator, whose product MSKAQLKSRDAPNETVEKILVAAEVEFSERGFDGAGMKAISARADVSQALLHYHFGNKDRLYDEVIERRSDMINSERRTLLAAVDPDAPDALDGILAALFRPPLGPSGGQHAYARIFSNLVVGRERERALVRRCYDPTARTFIEAICRATPGTDQATAAMAYTLSLGALIAVIGRDGRVERLMGRDDIQTQDQILAQLVRFTKGGVLALTGTG is encoded by the coding sequence ATGTCGAAAGCACAGCTCAAATCCAGGGATGCCCCGAACGAGACGGTCGAAAAGATCCTCGTCGCGGCAGAAGTCGAGTTTTCCGAACGGGGGTTCGACGGGGCGGGGATGAAGGCGATCTCTGCTCGGGCCGACGTGTCGCAGGCGCTGCTGCACTATCACTTCGGCAACAAGGATCGGCTTTATGACGAGGTGATCGAGCGTCGGTCAGACATGATCAATTCCGAACGCCGCACCCTGTTGGCCGCAGTCGATCCTGACGCGCCCGACGCGCTGGACGGCATCCTTGCGGCGCTGTTCCGGCCGCCGCTTGGGCCGTCAGGCGGCCAACATGCCTATGCGCGTATCTTCTCCAACCTCGTCGTCGGGCGGGAGCGGGAGCGGGCGCTGGTGCGCCGCTGCTATGACCCGACGGCCCGCACCTTCATCGAGGCGATCTGCCGCGCGACGCCTGGCACGGATCAGGCCACGGCGGCCATGGCCTACACCCTGTCACTTGGCGCCCTGATCGCCGTGATCGGCCGCGATGGCCGGGTGGAGCGGCTGATGGGCCGCGACGACATCCAGACCCAGGACCAGATCCTGGCCCAGCTCGTGCGCTTCACCAAGGGAGGGGTGCTGGCGCTGACGGGGACCGGCTGA
- a CDS encoding zinc ABC transporter substrate-binding protein produces MIRTFLLPACLAAAPAFADAPRVATDILPVHGLVSRVMAGVGVPDLVVPADASPHGHAMRPSEAAALEAADVVVWIGPALTPWLDGALDTLAADAQRVTLLDLDGTALRAFGDDHDDHDHEAASDPHGHEDHGDHAGHDDHADHDADHEDHSDHKDHDHDAHGHAASAEGHGSHDDHGHDHAGGVDPHAWLDPVNGKLWLAQIADVLATVDPENAATYRANATAGQAELTAVEVEIETLLAPLRGRGFLTFHDAYGYFEARFDVPSSGSIRLGDATSPGAAHVAELRDRVASEGIVCLFSEPQFDPGLAATVAEGNGVRLAVLDPTGAAQAPGPQQYPALLRALAQNMADCLAP; encoded by the coding sequence ATGATACGCACATTCCTCCTCCCCGCCTGTCTCGCCGCCGCGCCCGCATTTGCCGATGCCCCGCGCGTGGCCACCGATATCTTGCCGGTTCACGGCCTCGTCTCCCGCGTGATGGCGGGGGTTGGGGTTCCGGACCTTGTGGTGCCGGCCGATGCGTCGCCCCACGGTCACGCCATGCGCCCCTCCGAGGCGGCCGCGCTGGAGGCGGCGGATGTCGTGGTCTGGATCGGCCCCGCGCTGACCCCCTGGCTGGACGGAGCGCTCGACACCCTGGCCGCGGACGCGCAACGGGTAACCTTGTTGGATCTGGACGGTACGGCTCTGCGTGCCTTTGGCGACGACCACGACGATCACGACCATGAGGCCGCAAGCGATCCTCATGGGCACGAAGACCACGGCGATCACGCGGGTCATGACGACCACGCTGACCATGACGCCGATCACGAGGATCACTCCGATCACAAGGACCACGACCATGACGCGCACGGTCATGCGGCCTCCGCCGAGGGCCATGGTAGCCACGATGACCATGGCCACGACCACGCGGGCGGGGTCGATCCCCACGCCTGGCTCGACCCGGTGAACGGCAAGCTCTGGCTGGCGCAGATCGCGGACGTTCTGGCGACCGTCGACCCCGAGAACGCGGCGACCTACCGCGCCAATGCGACCGCTGGTCAGGCCGAGCTGACCGCAGTCGAGGTAGAGATCGAGACGCTGTTGGCCCCGTTGCGCGGGCGCGGGTTCCTGACCTTCCACGACGCTTACGGCTACTTCGAGGCGCGCTTCGACGTCCCCTCGTCCGGGTCGATTCGCCTAGGCGATGCGACGTCCCCCGGGGCGGCCCATGTGGCCGAGCTGCGCGACCGTGTCGCGTCAGAGGGGATCGTCTGCCTGTTCAGCGAGCCGCAGTTCGATCCGGGCCTGGCCGCCACGGTGGCCGAGGGCAACGGCGTCCGTCTGGCCGTTCTGGACCCGACCGGTGCCGCGCAGGCCCCCGGCCCGCAGCAGTATCCCGCGCTCCTTCGGGCCTTGGCGCAAAACATGGCGGACTGTCTCGCCCCCTAA
- a CDS encoding DNA polymerase Y family protein — MPRPTPAPWEEAAAPEHDPATPLVLAAEGRHGPVIHALSEAARAAGATVGARVVDVRSLCPDLVALPADLAGDAVALGRLALWSRRWCPWSATDGADGLVLDTTGAAHLWGGEAAMLADMAARLGDLGQEARLAVAPTHGAAWAIARHGGAEEVCGPEALRVRLAMLPMAALRLDGATLLTLRRLGLKRVGDLMQVPRASLDRRFGRDGKALTTPLRRLDQALGMLPEPVVSPAPPQRFRAVQRLAEPVMDPQPWLPGLLATLCRDLARAGQGVRAIRLDLYRVDGHANVFEALTARASRDPDHLRRLLEKRFEGLDAGYGFDTLAVEAVRVEEQAAAQTRLDGEADGAVAVATLIDRLSSRLGPRGVQRPDPCESHMPERAEVWTSALGLRADRLAPGGLGGGGLVAPPRERPLRLLQAPERIEVLYAVPEGPPIRFRWRRRPYLIRRHQGPERLSPEWWRVPAHARLRDYYKVEVADGGRYWLYREGVAGDGRGAIPDWFLHGLFA; from the coding sequence ATGCCGCGCCCCACCCCCGCGCCCTGGGAGGAAGCGGCCGCCCCTGAACATGACCCCGCAACCCCGCTGGTCCTGGCCGCCGAGGGCCGCCACGGTCCGGTGATCCATGCCCTGTCCGAAGCCGCGCGCGCCGCCGGGGCCACCGTTGGGGCACGGGTCGTGGATGTCCGCAGCCTGTGTCCCGACCTGGTCGCGCTGCCCGCCGATCTGGCGGGTGACGCGGTGGCGCTGGGGCGGCTCGCGCTCTGGTCGCGGCGCTGGTGCCCCTGGTCGGCCACCGACGGGGCCGATGGGCTGGTGCTGGACACCACAGGTGCGGCCCATCTTTGGGGGGGCGAGGCTGCGATGCTGGCCGATATGGCCGCCCGGCTGGGTGATCTGGGGCAAGAGGCGCGGCTGGCCGTGGCCCCGACCCATGGCGCGGCCTGGGCGATTGCACGCCATGGGGGCGCGGAGGAGGTTTGCGGGCCAGAGGCGCTGCGCGTGCGGTTGGCGATGTTGCCGATGGCGGCGCTGCGTCTCGATGGAGCGACCCTGCTGACCCTGCGCCGTCTGGGGCTGAAACGGGTGGGTGACCTGATGCAGGTGCCCCGGGCCAGCCTGGACCGCCGGTTTGGGCGCGACGGCAAGGCGCTGACGACCCCTCTGCGGCGGTTGGATCAGGCGCTGGGCATGCTGCCGGAACCAGTGGTCAGCCCTGCGCCGCCGCAGCGGTTCCGCGCGGTGCAGCGCCTGGCCGAGCCGGTGATGGATCCGCAGCCCTGGCTGCCGGGCCTGCTGGCCACGCTCTGCCGCGATCTGGCGCGGGCGGGGCAGGGGGTGCGGGCGATCCGGCTGGATCTTTACCGGGTGGATGGCCATGCCAACGTGTTCGAGGCGCTGACCGCCCGCGCCAGCCGCGACCCCGACCACCTGCGCCGCCTGCTGGAGAAACGGTTTGAGGGTCTCGACGCGGGCTACGGCTTCGATACGCTCGCCGTGGAGGCGGTGCGGGTCGAGGAACAGGCCGCGGCACAGACCCGCCTGGACGGTGAGGCCGATGGCGCGGTGGCCGTGGCCACGTTGATTGACCGGCTGTCCAGCCGCTTGGGGCCTCGCGGAGTGCAACGCCCGGACCCCTGCGAAAGCCATATGCCGGAACGGGCCGAGGTCTGGACCTCGGCGCTCGGCCTGCGGGCGGACCGGCTGGCCCCTGGCGGGCTGGGCGGAGGCGGTCTGGTCGCCCCCCCCCGCGAGCGTCCGCTGCGCCTGCTGCAAGCACCCGAGCGGATCGAGGTGCTTTATGCCGTGCCCGAAGGCCCGCCGATCCGCTTCAGGTGGCGGCGCAGGCCCTATCTGATCCGCCGGCATCAGGGACCGGAACGGCTGTCGCCGGAATGGTGGCGCGTGCCGGCCCATGCGCGACTGCGGGATTACTATAAGGTCGAGGTGGCGGATGGCGGGCGCTACTGGCTCTATCGCGAGGGGGTCGCGGGGGATGGGCGCGGGGCCATTCCCGACTGGTTCCTGCATGGGTTGTTTGCGTGA
- a CDS encoding ImuA family protein, whose translation MLPTPDPQLPALSEAFGASRDGAATGLVLAQLDAARRGGGPILWVQDRLAAQEGGLPYGRGIAGVTGLDMPILRVAARTAAEALWAMEEGLECAALSAVIGEIWGNPKVLDFTASKRLALRSARSGVPLWLIRADADPSLSVAPDRWRVASAPSGAHPFDPRAPGAPQWHAELFRSRRSQPGTWVAAHDRAAHRLDLAAPLRDRPVGEGAGPDAAPHPRALGGSGRP comes from the coding sequence ATGTTGCCGACACCGGATCCGCAGCTGCCCGCCCTGAGCGAGGCCTTCGGCGCGTCCCGTGACGGGGCGGCGACGGGGCTGGTGCTGGCGCAGCTGGACGCCGCCCGCCGTGGCGGCGGACCGATCCTGTGGGTGCAGGACCGCCTTGCCGCGCAAGAAGGCGGGCTGCCCTATGGGCGCGGCATCGCGGGGGTCACCGGCTTGGATATGCCCATCCTCAGGGTCGCGGCCCGCACTGCGGCAGAGGCGCTCTGGGCGATGGAGGAGGGACTGGAATGCGCCGCATTATCCGCCGTCATCGGAGAGATCTGGGGCAACCCGAAGGTGCTCGACTTCACAGCAAGCAAGCGGCTGGCGCTGCGCTCGGCGCGCTCGGGCGTGCCGCTGTGGCTGATCCGCGCGGATGCGGATCCGTCGCTGTCGGTGGCCCCCGACCGGTGGCGCGTGGCCTCTGCCCCCTCGGGGGCGCATCCCTTCGATCCCCGCGCCCCCGGCGCGCCGCAGTGGCACGCCGAGCTGTTTCGGTCGCGCCGCAGCCAACCGGGCACCTGGGTGGCCGCCCATGACCGCGCGGCGCATCGTCTCGATCTGGCTGCCCCGCTTCGCGATCGCCCGGTGGGAGAGGGCGCAGGCCCGGATGCCGCGCCCCACCCCCGCGCCCTGGGAGGAAGCGGCCGCCCCTGA
- a CDS encoding transcriptional repressor, producing MTPLGFDPHNHAHCIRDAVAAAQDHCAAEGLHLTPVRRRVLELLLDRHRAMGAYDILDVLRAEGLGSQPPVAYRALEFLTKHGFAHRIERLNAFVACTHPAAPHDPAFLICRKCEAVAETAADARLGRAAADTGFHVEETVVEMQGLCPKCQDTDAP from the coding sequence ATGACACCACTCGGCTTTGACCCGCACAATCACGCCCATTGCATTCGCGACGCCGTTGCGGCGGCCCAGGACCATTGCGCCGCCGAGGGGCTGCACCTGACCCCCGTGCGCCGCCGGGTGCTGGAGCTGCTGCTGGACCGGCATCGCGCGATGGGGGCCTATGACATCCTCGACGTGCTGCGCGCCGAGGGGCTGGGCTCGCAGCCACCAGTGGCTTATCGCGCGCTGGAATTTCTGACCAAGCACGGCTTTGCCCATCGGATCGAGCGTCTGAACGCCTTTGTCGCCTGCACCCATCCGGCGGCCCCCCACGACCCCGCCTTTCTGATCTGCCGCAAATGCGAGGCGGTGGCCGAGACGGCGGCAGACGCGCGCCTGGGCCGTGCCGCCGCCGACACCGGTTTTCACGTCGAAGAAACGGTGGTCGAGATGCAGGGCCTTTGCCCCAAGTGCCAGGACACCGACGCCCCATGA
- a CDS encoding iron chelate uptake ABC transporter family permease subunit has translation MTMLDSFLTRATLAGLGVALAAGPLGCFVVWRRMAYFGDATAHASILGVALALAFSTSVFLGALIVSLAMAVAITLLSGRGMGTDTLLGVLAHSALALGLVAVSFLDGVRIDLMAYLFGDILAVGKTDLAVIWAGAAAVLGLLAWRWQSLLTATLNPDLAQASGIDPNRERLILTLALALVVAVAIKVVGALLISALLIIPAAAARPFATTPERMAILSAGLGGLAALGGMRLSYSFDTPTGPTIVALAAGLFAVSSLYRSLMRRD, from the coding sequence ATGACCATGCTCGACAGCTTCCTGACCCGGGCCACCCTGGCGGGCCTGGGCGTGGCGCTGGCGGCTGGGCCGCTGGGCTGTTTCGTGGTCTGGCGACGGATGGCCTATTTCGGCGATGCGACGGCCCATGCGTCGATCCTGGGCGTGGCGCTGGCGCTGGCGTTTTCGACCTCGGTCTTTCTGGGCGCTCTGATCGTGTCGCTGGCCATGGCGGTGGCGATCACGCTGCTGTCCGGGCGGGGCATGGGCACCGACACCCTGCTGGGCGTTCTGGCGCATTCGGCGCTGGCCCTGGGGTTGGTCGCGGTGTCCTTTCTGGACGGGGTGCGGATCGATCTGATGGCCTATCTGTTCGGAGACATCCTGGCTGTGGGCAAGACCGACCTGGCGGTGATCTGGGCGGGTGCGGCGGCGGTTCTTGGGCTGTTGGCGTGGCGCTGGCAGAGTCTGCTGACCGCGACGCTGAACCCCGACCTGGCGCAGGCCAGCGGCATCGATCCGAACCGGGAGCGTTTGATCCTGACGCTGGCGCTGGCGCTTGTGGTGGCCGTGGCGATCAAGGTGGTGGGGGCCCTGCTGATCTCGGCCCTGCTGATCATCCCTGCCGCCGCAGCCCGCCCTTTTGCCACCACGCCCGAGCGGATGGCGATTCTCTCGGCGGGACTGGGCGGGCTGGCGGCCCTGGGCGGCATGCGCCTGTCCTACAGCTTCGATACGCCCACGGGCCCCACGATCGTGGCGCTGGCCGCCGGGTTGTTCGCGGTATCGTCCCTGTACCGCAGCCTGATGCGGCGCGACTAA
- a CDS encoding GNAT family N-acetyltransferase — protein MQTEMTTADRLYRDKDWIQATAGVANAGVALAIVDPDSIGWAKVASLLEDYGFIGFTAAEKDRVFDQIRANLGGDGDLPYWDSFTASATHALSTCEAITGTAGDRYILQSDRAPEAAILQEVTDLNRIVGVSPLPEWYMRGEGPPSLTGWIRAPDGRMIACANGSMRYHPQSRLAGTYYVGTVSVAPSAQGLGLGTLVTALLVRDGLRAFDATSVTAVAQPGNAPSRAMLARCGLRHDPSRATVILNRSGAFHTR, from the coding sequence ATGCAGACCGAGATGACGACGGCGGACCGGCTTTACCGCGACAAGGACTGGATCCAGGCGACGGCGGGGGTGGCCAACGCGGGCGTCGCGCTTGCCATCGTCGACCCGGACAGCATTGGCTGGGCGAAAGTGGCCTCTCTGCTGGAAGACTACGGTTTCATCGGGTTCACAGCCGCAGAAAAGGACAGGGTATTCGATCAGATCCGCGCCAATCTCGGTGGGGACGGTGACCTGCCCTATTGGGATTCCTTTACGGCATCCGCCACACATGCGCTATCAACCTGCGAGGCCATCACCGGGACCGCGGGCGACCGCTACATATTGCAGAGCGACCGAGCGCCGGAGGCCGCAATCCTGCAGGAGGTCACCGACCTGAACCGGATCGTCGGCGTGTCCCCCCTTCCAGAATGGTACATGCGCGGCGAGGGGCCGCCATCCCTGACCGGCTGGATCCGCGCGCCCGACGGTCGCATGATCGCCTGCGCAAACGGCAGCATGCGCTATCACCCGCAAAGTCGGTTGGCCGGGACATACTACGTGGGCACCGTCTCGGTTGCGCCATCCGCGCAGGGGCTTGGCCTGGGAACCCTCGTCACGGCCCTGCTGGTCCGGGATGGCCTGCGGGCCTTCGACGCCACATCCGTGACCGCCGTGGCACAACCCGGCAACGCGCCGTCACGTGCCATGCTGGCACGATGCGGGCTGCGTCATGATCCAAGCCGGGCGACGGTCATCCTCAATCGCTCCGGCGCGTTTCACACACGCTAG
- a CDS encoding error-prone DNA polymerase → MPDAPLTPDKRSLDPAQVFTPNPPAPFVELGVASCFSFLHGASDAVDLASTAWKMGYHAIGIADRNSMAGVVRIHAEAKTTHMRPLIGTRLVLTCGTELLAYPTDRTAYGRLCEVISKGRMTGPDGVWQDKGRCDITLADLAAGQAGSVLIVIPPEDLIGWEAELLRLTARLPSLCHVAAVYHYRGDDDARIERLDRLARAHGLRLLATNDVHYHMPERRPLQDVMTCIREKVKLAEAGFHLHPNAERHLKSPEEMQRLFARWPHAIRESLAIAKRLRFSLDELKYEYPRDDVPEGRTPDEHLRILTEEGAARRYPEGVPQKVRVAIEKELVFIAERDLARYFITIQEIVAYGRRQGILCQGRGSAANSAVCYCLWITSVDPALNDLLFERFMSADRNEPPDIDVDFEHERREEVIQHIYTRYGRRHAGLCATVIHYRPRMAIREVGKVMGLSEDVTNALARTAWGSWGTSVKAMHPEDTGVNVADPLVRRVMILTDQLIGMPRHLGQHVGGFILTEQPLTSTVPIGNGAMPDRTFIEWDKDDIDTLGIFKMDVLALGMLTCIAKSFGLLRAHKGIEMDLATVKEGDRPTYEMLQRGDSLGVFQVESRAQMAMLPKLRPVEFYDLVIQVAIVRPGPIQGDMVHPYLKRRRAGDTAETIDFPKPGPPHDPDELKNILGRTLGVPIFQEQAMKIALVAAQFSGAEANKLRKAMATFRSKGQISDHKARMVGRMVERGYDADFAARCFSQIEGFGEYGFPESHAASFAHLVYVSSYLKCHHPDVFACALLNSQPMGFYAPAQIVDMARKSGVSVLPVDVNLSEWDNSLQPDGTGHVLRLGFRQISGFKQEEAARLVAARDRPFEGVEDLRRRTRISKRGCEQLANADAFRSAGQDRRAALWDAKAIRTAPELPLFTHGDAPDVGQDPVHELPKMPLREQVVADYQTARLSLKAHPVAFMRRSMDRGGYTRSDRLRTLGFNQKCSVAGLVLIRQRPGSAKGVCFITLEDEAGVVNVVVWPDVFTKFRKEIMSSRLMAVHGYVQFDDAVIHVVAREIVDRNDALLRLSEDELSPDLARADHIKAPLPSHTSKHPRDVTVIPKSRDFH, encoded by the coding sequence ATGCCCGACGCACCCCTGACCCCGGACAAGCGAAGCCTTGACCCCGCGCAGGTCTTTACCCCGAACCCGCCCGCGCCCTTTGTGGAACTGGGGGTGGCCTCGTGTTTCTCGTTCCTGCACGGGGCCTCGGATGCCGTTGATCTGGCGAGCACCGCCTGGAAGATGGGCTATCACGCCATCGGGATCGCCGATCGCAATTCCATGGCCGGGGTGGTTCGGATCCATGCAGAGGCGAAGACTACCCATATGCGCCCGCTTATCGGCACTCGGCTGGTGCTGACCTGTGGCACCGAGCTGCTGGCCTATCCGACCGACCGCACCGCCTATGGGCGGCTTTGCGAGGTGATTTCCAAGGGGCGGATGACGGGGCCTGATGGCGTCTGGCAGGACAAGGGGCGCTGCGACATCACGCTGGCGGATCTGGCTGCCGGGCAGGCGGGCAGTGTGTTGATCGTGATCCCGCCCGAGGATCTGATCGGTTGGGAGGCCGAACTGCTGCGTCTGACCGCGCGCCTGCCCAGCCTGTGCCATGTCGCCGCCGTGTATCACTATCGGGGTGACGACGACGCCCGGATCGAACGGCTGGACCGGTTGGCGAGGGCCCACGGGCTGCGCCTGCTGGCGACCAACGACGTGCATTACCACATGCCCGAGCGGCGCCCGTTGCAGGATGTGATGACCTGCATCCGCGAGAAGGTGAAACTGGCGGAGGCGGGGTTTCACCTGCATCCCAACGCCGAGCGGCACCTGAAGTCGCCCGAGGAGATGCAGCGCCTGTTCGCGCGCTGGCCCCATGCCATTCGCGAAAGCCTGGCGATCGCCAAACGGCTGAGGTTCTCGCTCGATGAGCTGAAATACGAATACCCGCGCGACGATGTGCCCGAGGGGCGGACCCCGGACGAACACCTGCGCATCCTGACCGAGGAAGGGGCCGCGCGGCGCTATCCGGAGGGCGTGCCGCAGAAGGTGCGCGTGGCCATCGAAAAGGAACTGGTGTTCATCGCCGAGCGGGATCTGGCCCGCTATTTCATCACCATACAGGAGATCGTGGCCTATGGTAGACGGCAGGGGATCCTGTGTCAGGGGCGCGGCTCGGCGGCGAATTCGGCGGTTTGCTATTGCCTCTGGATCACCTCGGTGGATCCGGCGCTGAACGACCTTCTGTTCGAGCGCTTCATGTCCGCCGACCGCAACGAGCCGCCCGACATCGACGTCGATTTCGAGCATGAGCGCCGCGAAGAGGTGATCCAGCACATCTACACCCGCTATGGCCGCCGACATGCGGGGCTGTGCGCGACCGTCATCCACTATCGCCCGCGCATGGCGATCCGCGAGGTGGGCAAGGTCATGGGCCTGTCGGAGGATGTGACCAACGCGCTGGCCCGCACGGCCTGGGGGTCCTGGGGCACTTCGGTCAAGGCGATGCACCCCGAAGATACGGGCGTGAACGTGGCCGATCCGCTGGTGCGGCGGGTGATGATCCTGACCGATCAGCTGATCGGGATGCCACGGCATCTGGGGCAGCACGTGGGCGGTTTCATCCTGACGGAACAGCCGCTGACCTCGACCGTGCCGATCGGCAACGGGGCCATGCCGGACCGGACCTTCATCGAATGGGACAAGGACGACATCGACACGCTGGGCATCTTCAAGATGGATGTGCTGGCGTTGGGGATGCTGACCTGCATCGCCAAGAGCTTTGGCCTGTTGCGCGCCCACAAGGGCATCGAGATGGATCTGGCGACCGTTAAGGAGGGCGACAGGCCGACCTATGAGATGCTGCAACGGGGCGACAGTCTGGGCGTCTTTCAGGTGGAAAGCCGGGCGCAGATGGCGATGCTGCCCAAGCTGCGCCCGGTGGAGTTCTATGACCTGGTGATCCAGGTCGCCATCGTCCGGCCGGGGCCGATTCAGGGCGACATGGTGCACCCCTACCTGAAGCGGCGACGGGCAGGGGATACGGCGGAAACCATTGATTTCCCAAAGCCCGGACCGCCGCATGACCCTGATGAGTTGAAGAACATTCTGGGCCGTACGCTGGGCGTGCCGATCTTTCAGGAGCAGGCGATGAAGATCGCTCTGGTCGCGGCGCAGTTTTCCGGGGCGGAGGCCAACAAGCTGCGCAAGGCCATGGCCACCTTTCGGTCGAAGGGGCAGATCAGCGACCACAAGGCGCGGATGGTGGGGCGGATGGTGGAGCGGGGCTATGACGCCGATTTCGCCGCGCGCTGCTTCAGCCAGATCGAGGGTTTCGGGGAGTATGGCTTCCCTGAAAGCCACGCCGCCAGCTTTGCGCATCTGGTCTATGTGTCGTCCTATCTGAAGTGTCACCACCCGGATGTCTTTGCCTGTGCGTTGCTGAATTCGCAGCCGATGGGGTTCTATGCGCCTGCGCAAATCGTTGATATGGCGCGGAAGTCCGGGGTTTCCGTCCTGCCGGTCGACGTCAATCTGTCGGAGTGGGACAACAGCCTGCAACCGGACGGGACGGGGCATGTGTTGCGCCTGGGGTTTCGGCAGATTTCCGGCTTCAAGCAGGAAGAGGCGGCGCGGCTGGTGGCGGCGCGGGACCGGCCCTTTGAGGGGGTGGAGGATCTGCGACGGCGGACGCGGATTTCCAAGCGGGGGTGTGAGCAGCTGGCCAATGCCGATGCGTTCCGATCCGCCGGGCAGGATCGACGTGCGGCGCTTTGGGATGCGAAGGCCATTCGCACCGCGCCGGAGCTGCCTTTGTTCACCCATGGGGACGCGCCCGACGTTGGCCAGGATCCTGTGCATGAATTGCCGAAAATGCCTTTGCGTGAACAGGTTGTGGCGGATTACCAGACCGCGCGGCTGTCGCTGAAGGCGCATCCCGTCGCCTTCATGCGGCGGTCGATGGATCGGGGGGGCTATACCCGGTCGGATCGCCTCCGAACCCTTGGATTCAATCAGAAATGTTCGGTCGCGGGGCTGGTCCTGATTCGGCAGAGGCCGGGCAGCGCCAAGGGCGTCTGTTTCATCACGTTGGAGGATGAGGCGGGGGTGGTGAATGTGGTGGTCTGGCCCGATGTGTTCACGAAATTTCGCAAGGAAATCATGTCTTCGCGACTTATGGCGGTACATGGTTACGTGCAGTTCGACGATGCCGTCATCCATGTGGTCGCGCGCGAAATCGTGGATCGCAACGACGCGCTTTTGCGTCTGTCCGAGGATGAATTGTCGCCTGATCTGGCGCGTGCCGATCATATCAAGGCCCCGCTGCCCAGCCACACGTCGAAGCATCCGCGCGACGTCACGGTGATTCCGAAATCGCGGGATTTTCACTGA
- a CDS encoding helix-turn-helix domain-containing protein has protein sequence MTMIQTMNGADLRALRKSRSLTLTALAEAMGRSVGWLSQVERDLSTLTPEDGRRMAATLGVAPSLLAVATEEAPGEAGRIVRADNRRVIGPRQDGLYETLVSPDLTDPFEIVHAVFDPGTESAPDIRRATQEIGYLLSGQLDLSINGAAYTVGPGDSFRIRDEPYSWSNPYETPAVAIWVISPPVY, from the coding sequence ATGACCATGATTCAGACAATGAACGGGGCGGACCTGCGGGCGCTTCGCAAAAGCAGATCGCTGACCCTGACGGCCCTGGCCGAGGCCATGGGCCGATCGGTCGGTTGGCTGAGCCAGGTGGAACGCGACCTGTCGACCCTGACCCCCGAAGATGGCCGCCGTATGGCCGCGACGTTGGGCGTGGCACCCAGCCTGCTGGCGGTCGCAACCGAGGAAGCACCGGGCGAGGCGGGGCGCATCGTGCGCGCCGACAATCGCCGGGTCATCGGGCCGCGTCAGGACGGACTGTATGAAACGCTGGTTTCGCCCGACCTGACCGACCCCTTCGAGATCGTGCACGCCGTCTTTGATCCGGGCACCGAAAGCGCCCCGGACATCCGCCGGGCCACGCAGGAAATCGGCTACCTTCTGTCGGGGCAGCTGGACCTTTCCATCAACGGGGCCGCCTATACCGTCGGCCCCGGCGACAGTTTCCGCATTCGTGACGAGCCCTACAGCTGGTCGAACCCCTACGAGACCCCGGCGGTTGCCATCTGGGTCATCTCTCCTCCTGTATATTGA